From Onychomys torridus unplaced genomic scaffold, mOncTor1.1, whole genome shotgun sequence, a single genomic window includes:
- the LOC118575739 gene encoding C-type lectin domain family 4 member A-like produces SSPQNKVWSCCPKDWKPFSSHCYFTTIDPASYNKSEEKCSSMGAHLMVIHSQEEQDFITKILDPKAAYYIGLLDPGRRQWRWVDQTPYNESATFWHPGEPKSDHEQCVIVHHLNSGWGWNDVRCNDKQKSVCQMKKIYL; encoded by the exons TCTTCTCCCCAGAACAAAGTCTGGAGCTGTTGCCCAAAGGACTGGAAACCATTTAGTTCCCACTGCTACTTCACTACAATTGATCCTGCATCTTACAACAAGAGTGAGGAGAAGTGCTCCAGCATGGGTGCTCATCTGATGgtgatccacagccaggaagagcAG gATTTCATCACCAAGATCCTGGATCCTAAAGCTGCTTATTATATTGGTCTTTTGGATCCAGGTCGTCGACAGTGGCGATGGGTTGATCAGACACCATACAATGAAAGTGCCAC gttctggcaCCCAGGGGAGCCCAAAAGTGACCATGAACAATGTGTTATAGTACATCATCTAAATTCTGGTTGGGGCTGGAATGATGTCCGTTGTAATGATAAACAGAAGTCAGTTTGtcagatgaagaaaatatactTATGA